Part of the Nitrospiraceae bacterium genome is shown below.
GAATGGGAGGGAGCACATGGAAGAGACAGACGTGGATAGATTCACGTCCTCGCACCAGTTTGGACACATAGGTGACGGCTTTCATAGAAGCCTCGGAATCGTCGACGGCAATCAGTATCTTATTGGTTCTTCCCATGGCTTCGTCTGCTCCTCCATGGACGTGATCGCAACTTTGGATTCCCAGCAAAGGCTAGGCTGTCGGTAGGGAGGTGTCAAGAATGGAATGAGGGGAGTGGCTGTATTTCAGGGGCTGGTTTGCCCGAGGATTTCCCCCTCTGCCTGAAGCCAGTCATCAAGGGCACCTTGTCGTATCCGTTGCTCGTAGATCTCGTAGGCTCGCCTGGCAATCCGTTCATGGAGATTTTCCGACACGGAAGGGGTGTCGACTGGTTTCGTTCGGTGAGCGGGTCTCTGCTGCGCCGTCTTCGATGTAAGCGGCTTCTTCGATTTCATGGGTTCCCT
Proteins encoded:
- a CDS encoding DUF2934 domain-containing protein yields the protein MKSKKPLTSKTAQQRPAHRTKPVDTPSVSENLHERIARRAYEIYEQRIRQGALDDWLQAEGEILGQTSP